The nucleotide window GCCAGAATACGCTACTAAAGAGGATTTGATGGTTGTTCACACAAGGGATTACATTGGTTTACTCGAAGAGAGCAGTAAGATTCCCTATATAGGATTTTTAGATCAAGGTGATACTGTTCATTATCCAGGGATGTTTGAAGATATACTACTAGTATTAGGTTCCTCATTTACTGCCATAAAATATTCTAAATTCTTGGATTACGTCTATATTCCTCTAGGCGGATTTCATCACGCAATGCCTAATAGAGCAGTAGGGTTTTGTCCGATAAATGATGTTGCAATAACAGCTCTCAAACTATTAGAGAAGGGTGAAAGGGTTGCTATTGTGGATGTGGACGCTCATCATGGCAACGGTTTACAATTCATACTATATGATAAACCAATTTTAAAGATAAATATTTACGCATATGATGGTAACTTTTTCCCTGGAACTGGGAAGATTGATGAAATAGGCGAGGGGAAGGGTAGGGGGTATAACATAAATATTCCTTTACCTTTAGGATCAACGGATGATATTTTTGAGAAAAGTCTAGAAATATTAGACTTATTAGAACTTTATAATCCTTCTTATGTTCTAGTCGTAGCTGGAGTAGATGGTCATAAAAATGATCAGCTAAAATCCTTAGACCTAACAACTAATTCCTATAACCTATTAGGTCTTAGGATAAGAAGAATAAAGAAGACCATAAATTCTAGTATCATTGCTTACGGTGGAGGGGGATATGGTCCAATGTCGTCCTTAAGTATGGTTTCGTTCTTAGAAGGATTGTTAGGCAGAAGAACTTCTTATGAACCGCTTACATCTTCTGAGGATATAGGAAAAATAAGAAGAATAGAAAAAATTATTTCAAGATTTAAAACTCTTTCCAACTTCTTTAGCTAGTTCAAGCATTAATCCTAAAGCATAACTGACATCTTTATCGCTTGTAGCTCTCAATAAGCCCATAGTTCCGACTGGTCTTGCGTTTGGTATGTCATTAACCCAAGCTTTAAAGGCCTTAGAAAACTTATCCATGACTGTAACCAGTCCGTTAACGAATTGTGGATCAGAAATTATTTCCAATAACTGCATTAGTCTATCCAAACTACCAGACTTCTGCATTTCGACTAGTTTGTTTGTAAGCATAAGTAACGAGTTAACGTCTATTTGAGATATTATCTTAACAGTTTTTTCGTCAGTTAGTTTCTTTAATAGTGGCATTGCTGCCTCTAAGGCGCCAAGTGTAGAAGCAATATCGAATTGTTGAATGATCTTTATTGCCTTATCGCTTGTTAGCTGTTTCATTATTGGCGTTAGTGCTTCTAACGCGTTGAACATTGAGTCCAGATCTAAACTTTGTATTAAGTTAAGGGTTCTTTCGCTTGTTAGTTTTTCTAGTATTGGCCATATTGCTTGTATTTTTGGTAGTTGATCCATTCCGAATGAGATGAGTGTGTTTATTAGGTCTGCCTTCTGTACAGCATCAAGTAGCGATATTCCTTGCTCCATTAAGTTAACTAACATGTCGACTTGGCCTTTGCTAGACATCTGATCCATTAATGACGCAAATTTGTTTAGCGTAGGAGCCATCTTTGACGCTAAGTTAAGTAACATATCAATATCTAGGGCTTCAATAGTCTTAACAGTCCTCTCATTTGCAAGTTTAGATAAAATAGGTACTAACTTCGAAGTACTATCTATTAAAGAATCATAGTCTATCTGATCAATTACTTTCAACACTTTTTCGTCAGTTAGCTTCTTAATTATTGGCGATAATTTCTCTAACGCGGTAAGAGTAGAGTCTATATCAATCTGCGATAGTAATTGCAAAGCCCTTTCGCTTGTTAGTTTTTCTAGTATTGGCCATATTGCTTGTATTTTTGGTAGTTGATCCATTCCGAATGAGATGAGTGTGTTTATTAGGTCTGCCTTCTGTACAGCATCAAGTATGGAAACTGTTTGATCAAATAATGAGAGTAAGAAGTCCACTTGACCTTTTTTATCCATTTCTGTTATTTTATCAGTTACTTTCTCTATTGTAGGTAATGCGTCAACTATCTTGGATAACCTACTTAAGTTTTCCGGTTTTAATATTTCCTCAAGTGGATCTACTGTTGATACACTCATACTACTATACCCTAAATTAATTAATCTAGCATGTTTATATATATTTAATATGTTTGCAGTTATCTCGCCAAGCGCTTTCGGAAAATTAAAAGAAATACTGGGTTCAAATAAGAATTACAAATTTGTTATTACAACATTAGGAGTTTCTTTTGCGATAAAGAGCGGTATAGATATTGATAGCGCACTAGATCGTGGAGTAATAGTTAGAGCCTTTTCTCACAAACCTCCCAAGGTAGGAAATCTACCACAATATGAGTCTGAAGCAATAATGGTTGCCTTTGAGTTAAATGCATTACTTATAGCAGAAGACAAGGATGTTATAAACAAAGCAAAAGAGCTTGGGGTTAACGCAATTCCGATTGAAGAGCTTTTAGCATCATCTTAAGTATCACAGTTGAAGGGAATCCCCCTGGGATTTCCACCTTATCGTTAAATATGATTTTAGGCACACTTAAAACCCTATACTTGTCTCTTTCCTCTTCATACTCTGTTGCGTCATATATCTCCAGTTTAACATTTTCATTTATCTGAGAAACTTGATATAAGAACTCCGCGGTAATTGGACATTTAGTACAATCTGGAGTTACAAACAATTTAACGCTTCCTCTTACTTGCTTTGCTAATTCCACCTCCCTTTCATCTAGGTTAACAACGTTATTAGAGATTCTTACCAATGAGTTAAGAAACGGCCATAATTCATTTGCTATCGGAATACCATAATAAGTATAGTAAACCCTATCTCCCCTCTTAACTTTAACAAGAGGTTTTTTACAATTATTTAGAGTTTCAACGTTAACGTAATTTTTAAACTCGTGAAATAAACTATCTCCATTACATTGCTGTATTGTTATATCTCCCTTTTTAATCGCGTTAAGATATTCCTTGATAACGTAATCATAGCTCATATGAAATACCTCAAACTTTCTATACCTTCTAGTGACTTAATAATTGAGTTTTCTAAATCTTCTCTATTTTGAAACCTTTTAATAATATAAATGGTTGTACCATTCAATTCATATTCTAGTGGTGCTCCTAATCCTTGAGAGATTCTAGATGCTCTAGCATATCTTGTTCCCATTCCTATAAGATCATCCAAACTCTCCTTACCAGTGGGCAATGGAATTGGTAACAATATAGTTAAGTTCTCAATAAAAAACTCATAATCATCCATTACCACTCTTTCCCTTTTTCCCTCATTAACTAGGGAAAATCCCTTCTTCTTTAAATAATCCTCAAGTTTTCCCATCTTTACTCTTATATTTATCCACATCTAAATCAAAAAAGCCCTTCGCTGCATTAACTATGGCCTCAGAGAATGAAGGGTGAACAAAAGACATTAGCGCTAAACTCTCGATTCTTATTCTATTATTTACTACTAACGTTAAAATATTGATTAATTCCTCAGCCTTATCGCCAATTACTTCTCCAAAAACTATCTCATTTCTCTCATTTATTCCTAGTTTAACGTACCCATCCTTAAATCCATTGATAATTGCTCTGGTAGTTGCAGCAAACGGAAAAACAGAAAACTCCTTAGCCTCTTTATCGTTACCTACGATACCAACTTGAGGATCAGTATATAACACTTGGGGTATCTTAAGATTATCTATTAGGGGAAGAAATGTTGCGTCCTTAAGGATATGTAGTGATGCAATTACTGCATCTAAAATTGCTGAATGTGCAGTTTTTCTCTCTTTGTCTATTACATCACCTATTGCGTATACATTGTTCTTTACTCTTCTATACTTATCAACTACTATCCCACATTCATTAATACTCAATCCAAGTATTTCAATACCCTTAGGCAATTGCGGTCTTCTCCCTGTGGCATACACTATTACGTTTCCTTCTACCTCACCCTTTTCCGTAATCACTTTTCCATCATGAATCTTCACTATTCTAATGTTTTCCTCTATATTTACTCCATCGAATTCCAAGGAATCCTTTATAATACTTCTAGCATCCTCTGGAAATGTTGGTAAAATTTTACTTCTGGACAATAAGGTAACTTGTGACCCTAATCTGGAATACATTTGAGCTATCTCAACTCCTGCATAGCCTCCGCCAATAATAACCATTGAAGAAGGTACTGAATTCAAATTAACCGCATCATCTTCACTTAAAGTATTTTCAATGCCATTAATACTTGGTACCATCGGTTTAGAACCAGTAGCTATGATTAAATTATCGAACTCCACAATTCTCCCATTTACCTTTACCGTACTAGGAGAAATTATTTCAACTTCACCTAACTCAGTTTCACCGCCCGAATCTTCAATTAGCTTTCTTCCGGCGTTTGATAAGTAGTCTATAATTTCGTTTCTTTTACTGAAAAGGAGATCTTTATATTCAATTTCACCATCTAAGCCTATATAATACACAATTTCTTTAAATCTATTTAATAAAAAGGTTGCATCAAAAAGAAAAATACTTGGTACACAGCCGAAGTTTACACAAACTCCACCAAATTTCTCTTTTTCGGCAACTAGTACCTTCTTGCCCTTTCTCGCTAATATGCTTCCAGCAACATAACCGGCAGTACCACCGCCAATTATTACGATATCATATTTCATGCTAGGTCATTTAGAAGAATAATGTCCTATCAGCTTCCAATGTCAGATCTATTAATGTAGATCCTCCGACTAGTTCTATGCCTTCCACTACATCATCCTCTTTCATATGGCACATATCCTTTAGGCTTTGTACACAAACATACATTTTAACTCCATTTTCTTTTGCCATATCGAAGAAGTGTATAAATGGATTTCCGCCTTTTTTCCTCTCTTCCTCTTGCCATTTCTTATCTAATAATTTTGGCCCCTTTATCATAAAGAACACTGAAGTCTCATATTCCATTGAGGCAGATATTGAAGCCATAAATAATGGGGCATATGTCCTATCTAAATCCTCAGGACCATGGGTTACTACGATTAATATCTTCTTCTTTTGCTCTTCCTCTTGACCCTGAGTTTGAGCTTGAGCCATATTTTATTCCCAATTATAACTTCTTAAAGAACTTACTTAAATTTTTTATTAAACCATTATTCTCTTCCAATAGGTTGCAGAAAATAGGAAATAATTAAAATAAATGAAAAGGATAAAGCTTAAATAACTTAAATGCAAAAATAAATATGGTGAAAATATGGCTGAAGAAAAGAAGAAGAAATTATCCATAATAGTCTTCTCTGGTACGATAGATAAGTTAATGCCAGTTGGAATTTTAACATCAGGTGCTGCAGCATCTGGATACGAAGTTAACTTGTTCTTCACATTTTGGGGATTACAAGCAATCACGAAAAGGAGCCTAAATAGCCAACAACCACCTCAAATTGATAAGAACTACGAACAGATGGGTCCAATAATGATGCAAAAAATGCAAGAAATGAAATACCCAATGTGGCATCAACTAGTACAGCAGGCTAAGGAAATTGGAGAAGTTAAAGTGTTTGCGTGCTCAACCACTATGGAATTCTTCGGAATAAAGAGAGAAGACTTAGCGGAATTTGTAGATGATGTAGTTGGTGTTGCAACGTTTTTAGACAGAGCAGAAGGAGGAACAACTCTATTCATTTGAGGTGAGAGAAAGTGTCTCAAGAGGTTAGGATTGCGAAAACGTTAGATGCTAGGGGTATGTATTGCCCTGGTCCAGTTTTGGAGACAGCTAAGGCAATTAAACAAATAAATGTTGGTGAGGTTTTAGAAATATTGGCTACTGATCCAGCAGCTAAGCCAGATATTGAGGCTTGGGCTAGAAGGACTGGAAATCAAATAGTAGATATACAACAACAAGGAGGAGTAACGAGAATATTAATTAAAAGAGTGAAATAAGTTAAGCCAGAATTCTTTTTTAACAAAGTTTATAAGTATCTAATTCTTCTATTTAATTGTGAAATGGAATGGCTACTAAAACTATATTACCTCCTCTTCCTGATGATCCAAGATTTCTAGACATGTCATATGATGTTCAAGCCCCACTACCAGAGGAAGAGAGGAACTTGCTAAGTAATTTAAAACCGGAAGAAAGAGAAGTTGCAGTAAAGTTTTGGGAAGCTGTTAAAAGCGATTTCAGATATAATGAGTATTTAAGAGGATGTTTGAACTGTGGTGTTTGTACCTCGGGATGTCCTGCTGCAAAATTCTACGATTTCGGTCCTAGGGAAATGATACAGTACATGATGAGGGATGAAGTAGACAAGATATGGGAGTTTGTAAATAAGAAAGTTTGGGCCTGTGTACAATGCTACACTTGCTCAATGAGATGTCCATTTAATAATGAGATCGCTGGTTTGATAATGGTATTAAGAGAATATGCTGTAAAGTTTGGTTTACAATCAGCTAAGGAAGTATTAGCTCCTTATAGAAGAGTCTTATTAACAGTAATTACAACGGGCAACCAGGTTACACCAGATATGATCCAACCCGATGCGTTCCCGGACTGGGGACCACAAGCTGTAGAGGAGTCTAAGAATATGGATGTGTATAGGAAGGCAGTTCCAGTGGATCTTTTACAAAGGACTGATATAGGCTGGCACGCTTCATTACAGACTGCTGTTGAAATGATGACTATATTTGTAGAAGCAGGAGTTCTTGATTCCTTAAAGAACGTCGATAAGGACTTATATGATATGATCATGGATATATATGAGGAAAGGAAGCAACAATTAGAGGAGATCAAGGAGAAGTGGGAGAAAGGAGAGTTAAAGGAAGAGGATTTACCTGATAGTTGGTTAGAGTTATAGTATACTTTTTCCTAATGAAAGTATTTTTTCTGTAAAATTCGTTACTATATAAACTGTATCATAATACTAAGAGTGAGTTGGTTGTATCTGTAACTAACGTTTTTACCTCAAGTTGCGATAAAAATTATATTTACTCTTTCTTCTTGTTAGAAAGAAGTTTTAAAATAAAGTTTATAAATGTGAAATAACTAATATTAATAAGGTGGAATGTTGAGTCAAGATGAGAAACAAATACAAAGGGAAGTTCGAGAAGCCTTCCCAATGTCAGATGATGTTGACTGGAATGAGGTTTATCAGAGAATAATTTATAGGTATAGCACACCTCATGGACTAGAACATGTTAAAGAGGAAATGTATAAATTAGAAGATAAGGGCGAAATTATAATACACCATATTAAGCCCTACAATAACCCAGTAGAAGCCCAAACACTAAACGGATCTCCAAAGAAAATACCCACAACAAAATTATGGCATCATAAGAGTTGTGGACAGTGTGGCCACATACCCGGTTATCCAACCTCTGTTTTCTGGGTAATGAATAAGTTAGAAATAGATTACCTAGATGAACCGCATCAAACATCGTGTACTGGATGGAATTATCACGCGTCTGGTGCCTCCAACCCCGTAGCCTTGGCAGGAGTATATGTAAGGAACATGTGGAGAGCTTATGAAACGGGTTACTTCCCATTAATACATTGCGGAACATCATTTGGTCATTATAAAGAAGTTAGAAACATGATAATATTACACAAAGAGATAAGAGACAAACTTAGACCAATCATGAGAAAACTGGATATGGACATTGTAATACCAGAAGAGGTAGTTCATTATTCTGAATGGTTATATGTAATGAGCAAGAAAGCTGCACAGCAGAAGAAATACAATCTAGATAATATTAAGGCAGCTGTACATACTCCTTGTCATGTTTATAAGTTAGTTCCAGAGGATACTGTTTACGATCCCGAAGTATTCCAAGGTAGAAGACCAGCAGCCCCATCTGGAACTGTACAGAATTTCGGCGCTAAACTAGTGGATTACTCAACCTGGTGGGATTGCTGTGGATTCGGATTTAGACATATCCTAACAGAGAGGGAATTCAGTAGAAGTTTCGCACTATTTAAGAAGGTTATACCAGCAGTTGAGGAAGGGAATGCTGATATCTTTGTAACCTCAGATACTGGGTGTGTTACTACTTTAGATAAGAGTCAGTGGGCTGGAAAGGCTCATGGTTTCAATTATAACTTACCAGTATTAGCTGATGCGCAATTTGCAGCTTTAGCAATGGGCGCTGATCCATATATAATTGCTCAAATTCACTGGCACGCGACAGATGTAGAAGGTTTCTTAAGAAAGATAGGTGTTCCGGTTGATGATTATAAAGAGAAGTTCGTACAATATCTACAAGATCTAAGAGAAGGTAAGACGGAACCACAATACTTATATCCAAAGCATAGAAAGATTGACTTCTACTTATCACTTCCAGATAGAGTAAAATGGTACAAGAAGGAGGTTCCAAAGTAAATACAGTAAAAGCAAAGTTTTTTAAATTAAATTTACTTAATAAAAGGTGGTGATTAAGTGGCAAGTAAATCAGTCTTGGTTATAGGTGCTGGGCCAGCGGGTCTCTCAGCTACTAAGGAACTAGCGAATATGGGAGTTAATGTTGTAGTTGTTGAGAGAGAACCGTTCTTAGGTGGTACGCCCAAGAGGTTAAAGTATAGTTTATTATTCCCCGAGCTAAGACCAGCTTCTGAGGTTATCGATCCATTAGTAAAAACTGTCCAAGAGAACGGTAATGTTAAGATTTACACGGAAAGCATAGTTGATGCTGCTAAAAACACCTCTGACGGCTTTGAAATAAGTATTAAAGATAAGAATGGCAAAGTAAAGGTGGAGAAAGCTAATGCAATAATTGCAGCTTCTGGTTTTGAGCACTTCGATTCTAGAAGGAAGTATGAATACGGTTATGGTATAATTCCCAACATATACCAAATATCTGACATAGAGGGTATGCTTCACGAGAATAAGCTAGTTACCACAAAGGGAACTCCGCCTAAGAGGGTTGCAATATTATTATGTGTAGGTTCTAGAGACGCTACTGTAGGAAATACTTATTGCTCAAGAGTATGTTGTGCTGTGTCAATAAAGCAAGCTATGGAGATCAAACAGAGGATTCCAGATGCGGTAGTTCACATCTACTACATGGATATAAGAACTTATGGTCTAATGGAGGACAAATTATACTGGAAATCGCAACTAGATTACAGGGTTGGTTATATTAGAGGTAGAATTTCAGAGTTCATGAGAGGTCCTAACGACACTGTCATAATAAAGGGAGAAGATACGATGAACTTGAATAGGGCGCTGACTGTGCCTTATGACATGGTAATATTGGCTAATGGAATGGAGCTTGGATTGGGTTCAAAACAAGTGGCTAAGATATTGGGATTGGAGTTTGAAGAGCATGGTTTCGTTAAGCCGTTAGATCCAGATAGATTACCAGTCCAATCAACTAAGAAAGGAATATTCTTAGCTGGTGCAATAACTGGGCCTAAGACTATTTCAGATTCCATAACTGAGGGATATGCAGCAGCAATGAAAGCTTATGAATATATCACGCATGGAATATGGGAAGAGTCGGATTTCGCAAAGAAAACTGCGGAGATGAAGGTGGTACATCATTAACATTTTTTTAAACATTGATTACGTAAGGGATATTTTTAACGCGATATTAGCTAAAGATGCAAATAATACTGCTAAGAGCAATCCTAAGGAATCATTATCAATAATAATTAAAGCAATGCAGATGAAGACTGATTTCCTTAATTCTTTAGAGATTAATACTGAGGAAGACGTAAAGAAGTTATTTGACGTAATATTTTATGCTAAGAAACATTATAGTGAAATTATAGGTAATAATGGGATTGATAAGGTTAAGCTAGCTTTCAAAACCCTTAAAAACAAGGATTTACCTTATGATGAGAGAGTTAAAGCTTTTACTTCACTTAAGGCTAGTGAACCAGAAGATATTGAGGACATGGCTAAGGAAATAATTCACTTCCTAGAACCTGAAAAATATCCGTTATGGACTAGATGGGTCTGGAACCCCAGTAAGAACTCTGGTTCAATCACTTATGTGTTAAAGGATGGAGTAGTGTTGAAGAATGAAAAGGAGTATTTTGACGCGGTTTCTGAGCTGAGGGAAGTTCTTTCAATCTTTGGATTAGACTCACCTAATTATTATTATACTTCAATTTTTTTAGTATACTCTTACGTTAGATATGTAGATTATGCTACTCTGCTGGCTGTAGATAGGAAGGGAGGTGGGCTTTATCCATCTCACCTTTCTACTACAGCCATGGTTTTAGGTCTAAAGTCTTTCCTTAGGGTGATCCAACTTGCCAATTCCTGAATTAGAAAAACCCATAATTAAAGGTCTAATTCAAAAAGACAAGGTAATAGTTGATGGTGTAGAACTAGACGGAACATGGAACGCATTCATGATTGAAAGAACACAGACTGGCTACGATCCTACAGTATGGGACGAGATAGCCAATACTCTAGAAGGCGTTACAATAAGCGCGTGCTGGCAATGCGGAACTTGTACCTCTGGTTGTACGATGAGAGAATACGATCCAGACTATAGTCCAAGAAGATTTATAGACTTAGCCAGAAAGGGCGACAAACAAGCACTTATTGAACTACAAAACTCACTCTGGAGATGTGTATCATGTCAGAAATGTACTCACAGATGTCCTAAGGGAGTGCTGGTAGAAGAAGTGGTACATTCAATTCATCATTATCTATTAAAGCATGGGTTAGTTAAGAAAGATCCAGGTACAGTTTTCGATGAGTTATTCTTAGAGACTGTAATTAAAAACGGTGGAAGGATTTCAGAACTAACACTAGGTGCCGCTGCAGCTAAAGCTGGAATGGTTACACTGAGTTTGAAAGACCTTATTAATATAGGTGCAGCAATATTGAAAGGAGGGCTTATAAAAGATGTATTAAGGCCAAATAGAGTTAAGAACTGGGATAAAATACAAAAGGTACTGGAGGAAGCAATGAAGGAGGAGGTGGTACCAGAATGACATTACCTACACCTTATGGTAAAGTAGCATTTTATCCAGGCTGTGCTTTAGATGGATTAGGTAAATCTTATGACGTCTCATTAAAACTAGTTGCACAAGATCTAGGTATCCCGTTGGAGAAAATCGAGGACTATAACTGTTGTGGCGCATTAGAAGTAAAGAACGTAAATACTATGGCAGGAGTGTTATTACCAGCAAGGAACTTGGCATTAGCTAGGGAAATGGGGGCCGATGCGGTAGTTTCAGCTTGTCCTGGTTGTCACTATTCCTTATCTAGAACTCAATATTATCTGACTAAATACCCCAAATTAAGAGAAAAGACTAATATGTATTTAGAAAAAATGGGTACTAAGAATTATGATCTAAAGTTAATGCTAGTTCACGCTGTTGAATATATTTACAATACTGTAGGGATTGAGGCTATTAAAACTAAGGTAAGAAGACCGCTCACTGGGTTAAAAGTAGCACCATATTATGGATGCCTATACGTTAGGCCTAAATCATATACACTAGCTGGATATATGAAAATGAGGGATGACCCAGAGAGGCCATTCTTTATGGACGAGATACTGAAGGCCTTAGGTGCAGAAGTGGTACCATTTGAGGCTAAGACGATGTGTTGTGGTGGTCCTCATGTATACTCTGATGTAGAAGTAGCCTTACACTTAGAGGCTAGAATATTAAAGGAGGCTAAAAGAAATGGTGCGGAGATATTAGTCACAGATTGTCCTCTAGGTCACGTGGCTATTGAAACTAACATGGAGAAAATAGCTCAAAAGTATGGCGAAGATCTAAGGACGCCATTAGCTTACTTCTCGCAACTGGTGGCCTTCGCCTTTGGCCATAGCCCAGAAGAGACTTTGCTTACGGCAAATATTACTAATCCAATGTCAATACTCAAAAGATATTTGTAAACCTTTTTCCATTTATTATATATGTCTTTTTTATTCATAGATTTTAACACGCATTACGGTATAAGACTTTATAATTACACGGAAGAGCCTAAGCTTACAGAAGATGAAATAGAGATAAAGCGAATTTTACTAAATCCGATTTATAAGTACTCATGCGACTGCTGTGTAGATGGTTTTTATCAGCAATATCTTTGGGGAAGGAAAGATTATAC belongs to Saccharolobus solfataricus and includes:
- a CDS encoding 4Fe-4S dicluster domain-containing protein, coding for MPIPELEKPIIKGLIQKDKVIVDGVELDGTWNAFMIERTQTGYDPTVWDEIANTLEGVTISACWQCGTCTSGCTMREYDPDYSPRRFIDLARKGDKQALIELQNSLWRCVSCQKCTHRCPKGVLVEEVVHSIHHYLLKHGLVKKDPGTVFDELFLETVIKNGGRISELTLGAAAAKAGMVTLSLKDLINIGAAILKGGLIKDVLRPNRVKNWDKIQKVLEEAMKEEVVPE
- a CDS encoding CoB--CoM heterodisulfide reductase iron-sulfur subunit B family protein, which gives rise to MTLPTPYGKVAFYPGCALDGLGKSYDVSLKLVAQDLGIPLEKIEDYNCCGALEVKNVNTMAGVLLPARNLALAREMGADAVVSACPGCHYSLSRTQYYLTKYPKLREKTNMYLEKMGTKNYDLKLMLVHAVEYIYNTVGIEAIKTKVRRPLTGLKVAPYYGCLYVRPKSYTLAGYMKMRDDPERPFFMDEILKALGAEVVPFEAKTMCCGGPHVYSDVEVALHLEARILKEAKRNGAEILVTDCPLGHVAIETNMEKIAQKYGEDLRTPLAYFSQLVAFAFGHSPEETLLTANITNPMSILKRYL